Proteins encoded by one window of Vigna radiata var. radiata cultivar VC1973A chromosome 5, Vradiata_ver6, whole genome shotgun sequence:
- the LOC106760594 gene encoding mRNA decay activator protein ZFP36L1 isoform X1 yields MVETQGAQTHLGNSTESENNYSINSHHNNVNHNRNLMVKTELCRRFRRGVCVHGTKCDYAHSVAELRRQPKLCRLFLQNKHCPYGRTCRYLHSATPTPPLPPPQPSTFQIPNLSSQPVVGQLDRSSFAEYKRMRTCAESWTMQSDTAAATANASTSTLATGSPSPKNEPYAVKFVFKKNELKKIDRIYADWISDLPR; encoded by the exons ATGGTGGAGACACAAGGAGCACAGACACACCTCGGAAACTCAACAGAATCAGAAAACAATTACAGTATTAATAGTCATCACAACAATGTTAACCATAATCGTAACTTGATGGTGAAGACTGAGTTGTGTAGGAGATTCAGGAGAGGCGTGTGCGTTCATGGAACCAAATGCGATTACGCGCACAGCGTGGCGGAGCTCCGACGCCAACCCAAACTATGCAGATTGTTCCTTCAAAACAAACACTGCCCCTACGGACGCACCTGTCGCTACCTGCATTCAGCCACACCAACGCCGCCACtgccaccaccacaaccatcaACTTTTCAAATTCCAAATCTATCATCTCAACCAG TAGTAGGGCAACTTGATCGCTCCTCTTTTGCGGAATACAAGAGAATGAGAACTTGTGCAGAAAGTTGGACAATGCAAAGTGATACTGCTGCTGCTACTGCAAATGCATCAACTAGCACTCTGGCAACAGGTAGCCCTTCCCCTAAGAATGAACCATATGCTGTGAAGTTCGTATTCAAGAAAAACGAACTAAAAAAGATCGATCGCATTTATGCTGATTGGATTTCAGATTTACCTCGCTGA
- the LOC106760594 gene encoding mRNA decay activator protein ZFP36L1 isoform X2 → MVETQGAQTHLGNSTESENNYSINSHHNNVNHNRNLMVKTELCRRFRRGVCVHGTKCDYAHSVAELRRQPKLCRLFLQNKHCPYGRTCRYLHSATPTPPLPPPQPSTFQIPNLSSQPVGQLDRSSFAEYKRMRTCAESWTMQSDTAAATANASTSTLATGSPSPKNEPYAVKFVFKKNELKKIDRIYADWISDLPR, encoded by the exons ATGGTGGAGACACAAGGAGCACAGACACACCTCGGAAACTCAACAGAATCAGAAAACAATTACAGTATTAATAGTCATCACAACAATGTTAACCATAATCGTAACTTGATGGTGAAGACTGAGTTGTGTAGGAGATTCAGGAGAGGCGTGTGCGTTCATGGAACCAAATGCGATTACGCGCACAGCGTGGCGGAGCTCCGACGCCAACCCAAACTATGCAGATTGTTCCTTCAAAACAAACACTGCCCCTACGGACGCACCTGTCGCTACCTGCATTCAGCCACACCAACGCCGCCACtgccaccaccacaaccatcaACTTTTCAAATTCCAAATCTATCATCTCAACCAG TAGGGCAACTTGATCGCTCCTCTTTTGCGGAATACAAGAGAATGAGAACTTGTGCAGAAAGTTGGACAATGCAAAGTGATACTGCTGCTGCTACTGCAAATGCATCAACTAGCACTCTGGCAACAGGTAGCCCTTCCCCTAAGAATGAACCATATGCTGTGAAGTTCGTATTCAAGAAAAACGAACTAAAAAAGATCGATCGCATTTATGCTGATTGGATTTCAGATTTACCTCGCTGA
- the LOC106760940 gene encoding late embryogenesis abundant protein 2, translated as MASQNQSYEAGETKGRTEEKTKQTVGNIGDKAQNMAQAAKEKTSDTSQAAKEKAQQMGQSTKESAQSGKDNTQGFLQQTGEKVKGAAQGATEAMKKTLGLDRNDDYNRRH; from the exons ATGGCATCCCAAAACCAAAGCTACGAAGCTGGTGAAACCAAGGGCCGAACTGAg GAAAAGACAAAGCAGACTGTGGGCAATATCGGGGATAAGGCCCAGAATATGGCCCAAGCTGCGAAGGAGAAGACTAGCGACACTTCCCAAGCGGCAAAGGAGAAGGCCCAACAGATGGGCCAGTCGACGAAGGAATCGGCCCAATCAGGTAAGGACAACACCCAAGGGTTCCTGCAGCAGACAGGGGAAAAGGTGAAGGGTGCGGCCCAAGGTGCTACAGAGGCCATGAAGAAAACTCTTGGGCTGGACCGTAACGATGATTACAATCGCAGACATTAG
- the LOC106761030 gene encoding uncharacterized protein LOC106761030: protein MLDVMSFSYPFQTLLLGCVAAPTRRYFCRTRWCHVQATPPSSVILNADESGKFSEKIHATNLASGKGAPFATQGRTVGIIGGVSVDATLKFLRKLVELSSEDGENSIPFVLCSDPLFSKELLSFERSYFVSSTSRAENLKLDSSPIVESLRNKRVFLENSGASCIVMPCNVSHSWYEQVCEGCSVPVLHMAECVAKELKEAKLKPLEAGSPLRIGVLATNATLAAGFYKEKLQNEGFEVVLPDRATMEHTVIPAIEALNRKDMEGACNLLRIALQVLLVRAANSVILASDDMRDLLPPDDPLLKKCVDPMDALARSTIKWVKSSGHNT from the exons ATGTTGGATGTGATGTCTTTCAGTTATCCGTTCCAAACATTGTTACTAGGTTGTGTAGCTGCTCCTACTCGCAGATACTTTTGCAGGACAAGGTGGTGCCATGTTCAAGCCACACCCCCATCTTCAGTTATTTTGAATGCAGATGAAAGTGGGAAGTTTTCTGAGAAGATTCATGCCACAAACCTTGCTTCAGGAAAGGGTGCTCCTTTTGCCACTCAGGGAAGAACTGTGGGTATAATTGGAGGGGTGTCTGTGGATGCCACTCTCAAATTTTTGAGAAAACTTGTGGAGTTGAGTTCAGAAGATGGAGAAAATTCTATTCCTTTTGTACTGTGTTCTGATCCTCTCTTTAGTAAGGAGCTTCTGTCCTTTGAAAGGAGTTATTTTGTTTCTAGCACAAGCAGAGCGGAAAATTTGAAGCTGGATTCTTCTCCGATTGTGGAGAGTCTCAGAAACAAGAGGGTTTTTCTTGAGAATTCTGGGGCCAGTTGCATAGTCATGCCTTGTAATGTGTCACATTCTTGGTATGAACAAGTGTGCGAGGGATGTTCTGTTCCTGTTCTTCACATGGCCGAGTGTGTTGCCAAGGAGCTCAAGGAAGCTAAACTAAAGCCTCTCGAAGCCGGTAGTCCTTTGCGGATTGGAGTGCTAGCAACAAATGCAACTCTGGCAGCTGGTTTTTATAAAGAGAAGCTTCAAAATGAA GGTTTTGAGGTTGTACTGCCTGATAGAGCAACAATGGAGCATACAGTGATACCTGCAATTGAAGCTTTGAACAGAAAGGACATGGAAGGAGCATGCAATCTATTGAGAATTGCACTTCAAGTTCTTTTGGTGAGAGCAGCAAATTCTGTTATTCTTGCTTCTGATGATATGCGGGACCTCTTGCCCCCAGATGATCCTCTTCTAAAAAAATGTGTTGACCCAATGGACGCATTAGCCAGGTCAACTATAAAATGGGTAAAATCCTCTGGCCATAATACATGA
- the LOC106759759 gene encoding lys-63-specific deubiquitinase BRCC36, producing the protein MSLTSVKMSEEVWLSCLTHALSTETEEVMGLLFGDIQHSKNGNETALIWGASPQKRSDRRKDRVESDPELLAAATALADRMTVATGTTTRVIGWYHSHPHITVLPSHVDVNTQAMYQLLDTGFIGLIFSCFSEDVNKVGRIQVIAFQSSDGRQNHSSRPIPLSPVNRSPIIDIDSSPSSSENLSIRPGYFKAESSVQDTGDSASSGGSKDGGRSDLGNFFANADANYHPNNSDTNIVDVDPMDMSDSMQEAMHRSNLDMRGVQNVRKEVPLHVVPALSFINLDSPLSSYADLQHVLFEEERSAYNEAISQNTRDGKMHPLTFIHHTSTYQASLCKFIEYCLSPAISALQDRLRDNQIRLSVLSEEAKSLEAESYNRGSEAGTGSPRQVASPTHRGGSSPGLRNLHGSPESSGSRKVASPGSRSRKGY; encoded by the exons ATGTCTCTGACGAGCGTGAAAATGTCGGAAGAAGTGTGGTTAAGTTGCCTCACTCATGCATTGTCCACTGAAACCGAAGAGGTTATGGGTCTTCTTTTTGGGGACATTCAG CATTCGAAAAACGGGAACGAGACTGCATTGATCTGGGGGGCGTCTCCTCAGAAGAGGTCTGATCGGCGAAAGGATCGAGTGGAAAGCGACCCTGAGCTCTTGGCCGCTGCAACTGCCCTCGCTGATCGAATGACCGTAGCCACTGGAACTACGACAAGGGTTATTGGTTGGTACCATTCACACCCGCACATTACAGTTCTCCCTTCCCATGTTGATGTAAACACCCAGGCAATGTATCAGCTTCTTGACACTGGGTTTATTGGCTTGATTTTTTCCTGTTTCAGTGAAGATGTAAACAAG GTTGGAAGAATTCAAGTAATTGCTTTCCAGTCATCTGATGGGAGGCAGAATCACTCATCAAGACCTATACCTTTGTCTCCTGTAAATAGAAGCCCTATTATTGATATCGATTCATCGCCAAGTTCCTCAGAGAATTTATCAATAAGACCTGGTTACTTCAAGGCAGAGAGCTCTGTGCAGGACACTGGTGATTCAGCAAGTAGCGGTGGTAGTaag GACGGTGGGAGATCAGACTTGGGGAATTTCTTTGCTAATGCTGATGCCAACTACCATCCCAACAATTCAGATACTAACATAGTTGATGTTGATCCCATGGATATGTCAGATAGTATGCAAGAGGCCATGCATCGTTCGAATTTGGACATGAG AGGTGTACAAAACGTAAGAAAAGAAGTTCCCCTCCATGTTGTCCCAGCCTTGTCTTTTATCAACCTTGATTCGCCATTATCATCATACGCAGATCTGCAACATGTACTATTTGAAGAGGAGCGAAGTGCATATAATGAAGCCATCTCACAAAATACGAG GGATGGGAAAATGCATCCTCTGACTTTTATACACCACACTTCTACTTATCAGGCTTCCTTGTGCAAGTTTATTGAATACTG TTTAAGTCCTGCTATAAGTGCGCTTCAAGATCGACTGAGAGATAATCAAATTCGG CTATCAGTTCTGAGTGAAGAAGCCAAAAGTCTGGAGGCTGAGTCATATAATAGAGGGAGCGAAGCAGGTACTGGATCTCCTCGTCAAGTTGCATCTCCTACACACCGAGGAGGTTCCTCTCCTGGTCTGAGAAACTTGCACGGTTCACCTGAATCGTCCGGTTCAAGGAAGGTAGCAAGTCCTGGTAGCCGGAGCAGAAAAGGATATTGA
- the LOC106760939 gene encoding acyl-protein thioesterase 2 — MSHAHSHTGSGSRITRGTFEFGKTYVVRPKGKHQATIIWLHGLGDNGLSSSQLLESLPLPNIKWICPTAPTRPVAILGGFPCTAWFDVGELSEDGPDDWEGLDASAIHIANLLSTEPADVKVAIGGFSMGAAIALYSATCFAIGRYGNGIPYPVNLRTVVGLSGWLPGSRSLRNKIEVSHEARRRATSLPILLCHGISDDVILYKYGEKSAQSLCSAGFRYVAFKSYDGLGHYTIPREMDEVCTWLSSKLGLEGSS, encoded by the exons ATGAGTCATGCACATTCTCATACGGGCTCTG GCAGCAGAATCACTCGAGGTACTTTTGAGTTTGGAAAGACATATGTTGTGAGACCCAAAGGAAAACACCAAGCCACTATAATTTGGTTGCATGGTCTTGGTGACAATGGTTTGAG CTCATCTCAGCTTTTGGAATCCCTTCCACTTCCAAAT ATAAAATGGATTTGTCCAACTGCCCCCACCCGTCCTGTGGCAATACTTGGTGGTTTTCCCTGCACAGCAT GGTTTGATGTGGGAGAACTTTCAGAAGATGGCCCAGATGATTGGGAGGGTTTGGATGCCTCAGCAATACACATTGCTAACTTGTTGTCAACAGAGCCAGCTGATG TGAAAGTTGCTATTGGAGGCTTCAGCATGGGTGCAGCAATAGCCCTATACTCTGCAACTTGTTTTGCCATAGGAAGGTATGGAAATGGCATTCCCTACCCTGTCAATCTAAGAACAGTGGTTGGACTTAGTGGTTGGCTTCCAGGATCAAG GAGCTTAAGGAACAAGATAGAAGTATCACATGAAGCAAGAAGACGAGCAACTTCATTACCCATTTTGTTGTGCCATGGAATCA GTGATGATGTGATCCTTTACAAATATGGTGAAAAATCAGCTCAATCTTTATGCTCAGCAGGGTTTCGATATGTTGCATTCAAATCCTATGATGG GCTTGGTCATTACACAATTCCTAGAGAGATGGATGAAGTTTGCACTTGGCTTAGTTCAAAGTTGGGGCTTGAAGGATCCTCGTAA
- the LOC106759814 gene encoding uncharacterized protein LOC106759814 has translation MASCSLGSPNIKVLNLHFSGKNVGLSKQVRTRSWRRQSLQYTGLVMSRQADRLLASSNDPSAEIQIIKRSEEGSEEIKSSDLTSQLIPNFKEVEFLVTKLCDSSSIGELELKLAGFHLHVVRDLTKKNKTLPPPIPASVSVNNVIETPKTNGSVSTTSLAISKPISPVEPISSPGSIQKFLERAADEGLVIIQSPKVGFFRRSRTIKGKRAPPSCKEKQRVEEGQVICYIEQLGGQVPIESDVSGEVIKILRKDGDPVGYGDALVAILPSFPGIKKLQ, from the exons ATGGCTTCAT GTAGCTTAGGTAGCCCAAATATTAAAGTATTGAACTTGCACTTTAGTGGAAAAAATGTTGGCCTTTCAAAACAAGTTAGAACAAGAAGCTGGAGAAGGCAGTCATTGCAGTACACTGGTTTGGTTATGTCACGACAGGCAGATAGGCTTTTAGCATCATCCAATGACCCATCGGCAGAGATCCAGA TTATTAAAAGGTCGGAAGAAGGTTCTGAAGAGATTAAATCTTCAGATTTGACAAGTCAGCTTATTCCCAATTTTAAGGAG GTGGAATTCCTAGTCACAAAATTATGTGACTCAAGTTCAATTGGGGAGTTAGAATTAAAA CTTGCTGGGTTTCACCTGCATGTAGTGAGGGATttgactaaaaaaaataaaactctaccTCCTCCTATTCCTGCTTCTGTAAGTGTAAATAATGTCATAGAAACGCCTAAAACAAACGGATCAGTTTCTACAACTTCGCTGGCCATCTCAAAGCCTATAAGCCCGGTAGAACCGATATCCTCTCCAGGATCTATCCAGAAATTCCTTGAAAGAGCTGCTGATGAAGGCTTGGTAATAATTCAGTCCCCAAAG GTGGGTTTCTTTAGGAGATCACGAACAATAAAAGGGAAGCGTGCTCCACCATCATGTAAAGAG AAACAAAGGGTTGAGGAAGGGCAAGTGATTTGTTACATTGAACAACTGGGTGGTCAGGTGCCAATTGAG TCTGATGTGTCGGGAGAGGTCATCAAGATACTGCGAAAGGATGGAG ATCCTGTTGGATATGGTGACGCTCTTGTTGCAATATTGCCATCATTTCCAGGAATAAAGAAGCTTCAATag